From Plasmodium sp. gorilla clade G2 genome assembly, chromosome: 1:
CACTGTAAAGAATAATGTAAAttgtaatgatataaataatgatgataaatcTGTCATAAAGGGAAGTGAAGAATTATACGAATTAGAAAAATTAGACAAATTAGACGTATTAGacgaagaagaagaagatgtttgtaatatatataatgtgcaagtgaaagaaataaaaaattataaatatgaatattataaaaatgatcatACTGTtgatagaaataataatgtggTAAACACAAATAATAACTTTGATGATACAATTAGTCATTTGAGTAGCATACCTATtgtcaaaaataataatgacgatttatataaagatggtaggaataatatcaataacataaaatcattacaaaaaaagaatgaaatGAATAATTGTGAAGATTATGGTGATTTAAATATTGGACAGAATGATGatagtaataaaaatttctatgaaaaagaagaagaaaatgatgatgataatataattttaaatatgctAAAGAAGAATAAAGGGAAAACAATCaagacaaataaaaaaaaaagacaaattaataatatatttgatagtgataatgatgatataatcATTAATCaacatcataataataatgatgtagATGATGTAGATAATGTAGATGATAATTATAGTGATGAAATACAATTTGAAgaagaacaaataaaatattacaacgaattaaaagaaaataataaagaattttttaataaactaAAAATCTGTTCAGTAAACGAAAAGTTTAAAAAGCTAATACCATTTTATACAATCCATGGTAATCATGATTATCCATATagttatgaatatatatcaccattagatatattaaatatatctaatttaataaattatataggtaaaaataatttaaataatattattgtgaaacctattcttttaaataaatataaaagtaaaatatctatatatcCAATTGGTTGGCTAAAAGATGAACGATTATATAGAGcttttgaaaataatgaagtgaaatttattttaccttcagattataaaaatagaataaatattttagtaTTACATcaaaatagatatattagAAGTGCATATggaaataatacaaaaaattttataaaagaatcTTTTATACCTAAATTTATTGATCTAGTTATTTGGGGGCATGAACATTTTTCTAAACCTTTTTTAGAAGAAagtatttttaattctttttataatttacaaCTAGGATCATCCGTTAGAACATCTATATGTCCAAATGAATATGGAGATAAATTTATTGGATtattagaaataaaaaatcaaagATTTAGattcattaaaattaatCTAGAAACAGTAAGACCTTTTGAAATGAAAGAAATCAAACTTGCTGATTATgaattaaattttaatttagaaTCTGTTCTAAAAGAATTTTTACATGAACAAACGCATGCAATtttagataaaataaaaaataatttttttgatgaaattaaaaaatattatctattcaaaatattatttcatactaaaaataaattacaaacatatacaacaaataaagaatgtcaagatgaatataataaggTAGAtctatttacaaaaaaaatcaatgaatatttaaatgatcCAAATGACGAAAATCAATATAAATCCCTTATTTCTATATCTAAAGAAGAtgtacataatttttataataatttaaaaaatgaagatttCTATTCAagtacatttatatattttgcttTTTCTGATACATATGACACATtcgatttattaaaaataaaaaaagatgtATATGAAAAaccattattaaaaattaaagtaGAATATGATGATGTCAATATAATTAACACGCAATTATTTGGTTCTCTATTTATAAACATCATAGCTAATCCATCAgaatttttatctttttataggaaaaaaataagacaaaaggatatatataatgataataataataataataataataataaaagtaacaataaaagtaataataataatatcggGACGAAAAACAATAACGATGAcacatataatgataataataattttaataataataatagggCAGACGAAGAAGGAGATAAAGATTTACAtaatatggaatatataaatgaatataataaagtattcgatatattatttgattattgtgatataaaaaataaattatccatattaaatgaatatgtTATTATGGATACAatacaaaattttatattaaatacaaaTTCATCCTTTAATTCGAATACAAATGTAACTTCTGATTTTACATCTATTAATTCAATGGTAgataaatgttttaaaaataaagtagAATCTATTGAAAAGAATCTTGGAGACATGTCTGCTGAAAATATAACGGATGCATATCTGACAgatatattaacaaaaatTAACAACAGctcataagaaaaaaaatatatacatatatatatatatatatatgtgtgtgtgtgtgttTGGAATGttgtatgaaaaaataaaatatgtatatacatacatatgtatttagctgttctttttttaatatatatataacaaattgttaatgtttataaattgaaaaaaaaaaaaaaaaaaaaaaaaaattaaataaataaatagtatatttatttaataatataccaTCATTTACATAACACATATTTAgacattaaaaaataaaaaaggtgATCCTTTTAAagtatcattatatatatatatatatatatatatatatatatatattatattatattattatcttattAGGTATAActcatttttcattttatcgAAGTAATCAATTTTTACATGTACATCATTTCCAACATTCAAATTTTGCATGTcctcatttttatcatacatTAATTTACCAATAATTTTAGGAGCTAGATATAACAATGCATATTTTggttttatatgaataactttagagtttatatatatattgttatttttaaatgatgaCAAGAATTcttcatatgtatattttttaatatctacATGTATTTTTTGatgtattttttctatattttttatttgtacttttattatattattaatatttaaaatattataaatatatttattcatcatatgattattaaaatattccgACGTATTTAAATAAGCTTTTCTGTCACATAAAATATctagttttatttttttactatTAATACTTAAGATCCtaccataatatatatcatcaatgttatattttttataaggaTATGTAAACTCAGGGAtctgtttatatattacgTTGTTGTTTCTTTggaaattatattttgttggATATATCTctccttcttttttatttatagattcataaaaatattgtgattttttcatatttctcATGTTACTATTATGTGATGGATTcacatttattttgttcttacTATTATGTGGTGGAttaacatttattttattgttacTATTATGTGATGGAttaacatttattttattgttacTATTATGTGGTGGATtcacatttattttattgttacTATAATGTGGTGGATtcacatttattttattgttacTATTATGTGGCTGCTTCTCATCTCTCATGTTCATAACATTCCTTGACTGGATAACATTAAATATTTGCATGACTTcccttttaatattttgactgttccatttttttttttttttattattattatcacaagaggtatttatgaataaattattttttccatttatattaattgaatacgataaatgtataataaaaacaaacaaaaacaaaaaaagcataccaataaaaaatataatatataaaaatataaaaatgaaatgatataatattaatagtgttaataatagaaaaacaaaacagcataagaaataaaaagcaGCATagaaatattgaaaattttGTGAAATGctaattgttatatataaataaatatatacatatatatattatatatatatatatatatatatatatatattatattaatgtttattattattttacatatctataatatatttttataaataaataaaaaaataaaaatatatgtatatatcatattataccttatatatatacacttaatatataaaaatttcctCCATTGTTTGTGTTCACATAATAAAAGCAATAAATTGCCtactttaataaaaaaataaaaataaaacaaaacaaaataaaataataataaataaatatattatatatatattacttatttttttttattttttttatattattttattattttatttttttttttttttatgtatatttcttcttcactatatagaataaataatgaacTCCTTTATAACCTTACAACATTAATGTGTAAAtcattttttcaaaaaaataaaaataagataaaTGGAAACGCATATTACgattctaataataataaatatatatgatgataattaaGATGAAAAATTGTcctacttatatatatatatatatttatttatttatttgttgtagtataattattatgtcatatatttcttaatatatggtttgaaaaattaagtttataaaattcttgttctttttaaaaagttatttcataaaataaacatacatatatatatataatatatataacattggtattagtaaataatatatattttactaatcaataataaaaaaaaaaaaaaaaaaaaaaaaaaaatacatatatatatataaataatataacaaaaaaaggatataaaaagaaagtcACTGAATAGCACATATTTAATCCATTCTTGCTTTAAGCTTTTTCTTGATAATTTTTTCAGGAGTtctacaaaaataaaaatatacacatatatataaaaaaaaatatatatcacatatatatgatatatatatatatatatatatatatatgtatttttttttttttttttttttttttttttttgttttttttaataaaaaacttACAAAACTAAAACTTCGGCTCCCCATCCTGAGATACAGTCTCTATCTAAAGCACTCAACAAACACTGGGATATTGTTTCAAAAAGTCCATTTTCAtcctaaaaaaataaaataaaataaaataaatataaatacatacatatatacatatatatatatatatatatatatatatatatatatatatattttacctgATCCTTGACATATAACGATTCACACATTCCAAAAAGTTGTTCAGATGTCACTCCATTGACAACAAAATCATTGGTTTCACATTTGGCTCCAATTAAATCATATGCTGTAAGATAAGGTTCATAGTTCACTTTCTTTTCTCCTTCTTCATCTATATAATGTTTAAGTTTAAATCCAACAACTATAGGATTAACAAAATATGGAGAAAATCTATTAGAATATAATATGCTTGATAACATATTTGCAAAACATTCAACATCCATTTCTGCATCTTGCCtaatttcatataaattaacACGATATCTTAATATCTCATATAATGTTTGTATATCTGTAGCTAATCCACTTAATCCTacatatacattattattcatcTTGAAAATTTTACTAAATTTTGTACTAACAGTTGTAAATGTATTAGCTCCTAATCTCAAATCACATGCTATCGCAACACATTTGGATCCGCTCATACCTAAAACACAGCCtccattataattatatatagaacCCTAAAAGTAAAAagcaaaataaatatatatatattaatatatatattaatatatatttatgttgttagtacattatatatattcatatgttataattattcacGATAAtgcatattaataattacaaaaaaaaaaaaaaaaaaaaaaaaaaaaaaaaaagaaaaaaaagaaaaagccCTATTGttccttatatatatataatgttttatatgtatatatttgttaccattatgttttatttgttatatattctttgttttattttatttcaagggtgaaattatatttatattttcttttgtaaAGAAACtggaatattattttattttcactcCAAATTGACAATAATAAATGGAAATCATAAaaggtatattatatattatatattattatattattatattcctttttacatatatatatataatatatatataatatattttatatatatatttatttatttatttatatattaatttattttatcttttcgtaataaaatagaacgaaataattgtaatgatataactttataaaaaaataaaaaatttacataaaaataaatatgtatatttatatatttgtttttataacaaaatattattatcacataaaaaatataatatatataatatattatatatatatataattttatttattgtataaaataataataaaaaaaacataaaattttttattttattttttatatatataatagtatttatgtatacattttttttaatatttttaagcatacacatataaaatacatatatattaaatatttattttatgtatatatttatgtaacaATTTAATGCATCATAtgtacaatatattatattatataatatatattatatatatatatatatttcctttttttttttttttaaggtatttattaatttgttcttcttcttttcttAATCATAACATAAAAAAGGTCTTCAAAGGtcaataatttctttattattttttttttttttttcattcttcAACTCCCCTCAAATTTTTTCATAgtacaacaaaaaaataaaaataaaataaaatatacatacatattatatataattttttactacttttaattaaaaaatatatgctacaaataaatatgtcACTATTAaaagtttaaaaaatataatatatatattatatatatatatatttttttttatatttatcatatagttcaaaataaaatgtatatgctACTtgcatattaatattttcttttttcttttcttttcttttttttttttttttttttttttttttttttgttggtTCTTATCcttatgttttaattttctctcttttaaaatattgaaCTCATGAAGTCACCCTATTTTAGAAAGTACTCCGAAAGAATTCTTTCTCTTTTATGTAACAACAAAAAATGCGGGACTCATACACATATACGACCTTACAAACAAATGTTTAGCACCTTAAATAATGTTGTATCGAATgaggaagaaaataaaaatattcaagaTACACATGCAATAGATTCTAAcaatgaaattattattgagaaatataaaaattttataagaaataCAAAACTCATCAAAgacataaaagaaaaaagtaatTTTCAAACAAATGGAGAGATAAATGAAACTAATTTTTTCCCccacaaaaaaaatgtaaacataaaaagtaaaaccatcataaatgatataaatattaatgacACCAATTTGGATAGTtcacaaaataatttaaataaatcacAAAATGAGTCATGTAATAATTTAATGTCTTCtaaagatgaaaaatatgttattctaaaaaaacaaattacaAAAGAATTTATTCATCAAGTATTTTTGCCACATGTTGAATcgcaaataatatatcatctaaAAACATACACTCCTGATCAAATAGTAAACATTTTTCAAGTATATTCATActtgtattattatgataaaaaaaaagaaatgatagATCAATTATTAGAATATTTAGAATATAGATTAGATTGTTTTAGTGTCCACaatgtattattaatattagaacctttgtatatattgaatcaaacaaataatatatatatatatagattaataataaattatctttataaaattgaagataaattaaatatatataattatataggaATATCCAGAGTCTTtacaaaaattttaatagaCCTTTACTTTAAAGAACaagaagaacaaaaaaaggGTCATAATCTATTGtctataaaatttatattaaaatattttaaagaacaaaaatttaaaaaaaaaattactccAAACGAAAGAAGTATTCCAcatatagaatatattacaaatttTATGTTACAAGTTATAGATAAAATAGAAAACCAATTAGATTTATTATCAGCAATTGAATTAACAGACTTGTTAAGTGTCATGTcgaattattcatataaaaataattattccaaatattatattccattagaatataaaaacaatacaACTATACAACAGAATAATGAATTATCGTTGGATATATCAAATGAATGTATTCATGTAATACAtcaaaacaataaaaaattatatatatataatttatcaaCAGATAATTCATATCTAttcaaagaaaatattatagcTTTTCTAATTGTTAATagaataatacaaaaatatacagAATTAACTACTCTACATAAAATTACAAATATGCATAACTTAATTAAGCTGTCTATATATGATGATCAATATATCAAATTAatagaaaatgatataaataattatcattatataaataatatacatcataaatatttatccTTATTAATATGGTGTCtattcaaatataatattttatataaatatataaacaaattaaaacCAATACTTcaacaaaatatttacaatttTAATGCTAAAGGATTTGCAAGACTATCTCATGCAATTTATGAACATaaagatattttatatcaaatagcaaataatttgataaaaaatattaatcaaATGAATATTAATGAATTTCTATGCTTTTTCTATTCTCTAGTTTTACATGATTTATTACCATATCAAATATTAAATCAAAAGAATAATACAGACATGATGAATTCTGTACATGTAAATCATAATACCAAGGACATACACACAACAGgcaatgataatataataaataaattaaacaaaaatattagcaatttaaataaaaaggatatattacataaatgCTTACAATATATTGAGAAAAACAAAAGGGATATGAACAAAGAACAAATGGTAAAAATAGTAcaacttttaaaaaaaaaaaaacatcaaaggtatttatatatattggacATGTTACCAGATGAGTGGAAAGGAATGCTTCACTTGataaattgaaaaatatCACTAAAAGGGTTTAAAATGATAACTCTTCTcacataaatgaaaaaaaaaaaaaatatatatatatatatatatatatatacatacatttgtatgtattacatatattttattttgttttggGTTATTTCTTAAACAACtcttgaatttttttttttttttgttttttgtttgttttaatatatgataaaaggAAGTGGCCAAAGCCAAActattctttattattcaaaattaattattagataatatataaatgaatatatttatatatatatatatatataagttatgaccataaaaaaaattacagcTCTATTGAATTGTGTAAGAATAATACAAAAGATGTAATTCTTCACTATAAgatcttattttttatgtttaaaaaaatatgtaatatggacaagaatataattatatgtatatatatatatatatatatatatatatattttttatatgaattttgaaatttttttacatGTACAACTTGACTTTTTGCATGTACTGTTCAtacaaaaaaaggaaaaaaaaaaaaaaaaaaaaaaaaaaccataataaatataaaataataaaacatcaatacatacataaataatatatatatatatataatatacacatatatgaataatatatacccATTTTACATtcatatacttatatatctCATTAAGTCTACaccatatttttttccacttatatttttttgttattatttatgtacaCCTTTGTTTCATTCAATACCTTATTGGACAcactaataaatatattatatatatatatattattctataAGTTATATTTGtccattttaataaattataacgatgtacttttttcttttgattAATCATAAAATgggattatatataatgaatcaACATTTTCTTGtccataaatataaaaaaggaaaaaaaaaaaaaaaaattggcaggtgtatatatttatagcaGCACTTGAATTTTTcgaattaaatatatgtgcaAATTGTTaatgtatgtataaaaaaaaaaaaaaaaaaaaaaaaaggaaaggaAGGAAagcaatatataatatatatatgtatacataaaaGAGTACAcatgtaaattatattacactatatatatatattatatatatatattatttaacacattcaataattttcttttatgggaaaaatttaatataaaaaaataaggagtttaatacatttaaaaatataatatatatatatatattttatgcgTCGATAACTTATATAAGATTTTTTTtctgcatatatatattatatatatatatatataaatatacatatattaatttatttggtaaatatatacattataatatatataccgtataattttatatttcaaataaattaaattttgattatttattttatttattttttttttaatgtaacATTTGTAAATTTTGTACCTTCAATtataaacattatataaataatatatatatatatgtgtataattattcacatataaaataaataaagttaaagaattttgatttataaatgttgtattatataaattatatatataattatattttgttaacacattaacacatatatatataatcttatatatttttttcattccacaattattttaatatatatatattatatatatatatatatgtagaactcacaaggaaaaaaaaaaaaaaaaaaaaaaagaacagatggatataaatattcCTATATGATTATGTAAGAAACCTtttggaaaatataaatttacctaagtatttaaaataataaaatataaatacatatatgtacatatatatatatatttttaccacacatatttatatatatatgtaatattatactCACAATACCagcaaaaaaataaaaaaaagatttcataaataaatatattattccatatttattatataacaaaagtatatattcttattcattataattatacaactgttttatattcatattattggtcctatatattgtatttattaatattcaaAGCTTGAGCTTTCAAAATTAATACATACACTTTTTtataagttatatatatataatatatatatgtatatttcttttttattttatgaattCATTATtcgaaaaattatatatatttatacatttactACTCATTTCAAAtaaattacataaatatataaatatatatatatatattaaattatattataatatataatttttcatgaCCATCGAAAAAATTTActgattttataaatatccctataataattctttttattatataaatatatattatatataaatgtattttattcttatacccagaaaaattattttttataagaaaataaaataaataaaaatataaatataaatataaatatatatatataatataatatttattttatttatatgaaaattatcttaaaaaaattttttttttcaaatattttttatatgatatatatatatatatatatatatatatatatttattttttatatatatatttttttttttattttattataatatagtaaaatatttatatttacatatatatataaaagcttaagctttttatatattattaatatatatattatttttttttgctctTCTCTCTCTCtccattatttttttgtttattttttttctataaatatgaatatgcatcatatgttaaaaaagtataagaacaaaatatatatatgaaaatcaACAAGTGAGTACCTATAAAATCACAGttaatattatctatatatatataatatatatatataatatatatatatacatataatatatacaaatattatattatagtaatatttatatatatataatatatatataatatatgcaaGCATGATATTACCTTATCAAACAAGTGACAGAAggactatttttttttaattaggAGGATATATTTTTGgaattatataagaaaatgaAATCATTGCGacgaatataatatattattatatatattatatatattttataatatttatacgtatataataatatacatatataatattatatatatatatatatatataagtattacaaataataatatatatattatataatatatatatataatatattatatatatataatattatatacaaaattaatagaagaaaaaaaaaaaatatactattatatatatatataatatatatatatatatatatatatatatatatatatatataataaataatattttataatataacatattttaagaaaaaattatttgaaattcatttttttttatttaacaaaaaaaaaaaataaggtgGAACAAAGATTAAGCAAAAGAAAGAGAGTtagaagaaattatataaaaacattccacaaaaatataataaaaacgaagtatatatatgaaatatatatatatataaaaaaaagaataaataaaaatacaaaaagtataaataatttgtaagtatatatatatatatatatatatatatatatataataaaataaaataaagaaataaaaatatgtatatataaaaaatatatacatttatttttattttaaaaaaatagtttaaattattttcagaagaaccatatatataatataaaatatatacatgttaATATGCATAACGAGAGATATTTTGAATGAAATAATTTGagctaatatatataaaaaaaaaaaaaaaatcaaagaataaataaataataataaaaaaaagcaaaaaaaacaaaaaagaaaaaaaaaaaaaaaataaaataatatcaaatcaaaaataatataatataatataacttATTTGAACGTCTTATGGAATCATATATAAGGGAAAGTAAAAAACTTACCCTTAAAAGTAATAAGGGGAAGAAGCTCCTAAGATATTTagatatatcattaaataataaatcattacATGATAGTCATATATTAGAACtagtaaaaatattgaagaagataataaagatagtatataatacatactattgtttaaatattgatttaagtgaaaattatataacatgTGCCGGATTAAAAACattgttaaaatatatattaaattataatgagAATATAGgagtaaatatattaaaattatataagaatagTATAAAAGATGATGGGGCATTATTAATTAAGCAGCTTGTATATATACAGA
This genomic window contains:
- a CDS encoding double-strand break repair protein MRE11, putative; this translates as MKSTNNNLNDEEKIMNHNEKSVKNFNGELLNGYINNTSNDMNRSDVYPSNDKNTRIVSIKNVYNNMYKTSDSLFFKQENEEDQMENCIIRNDRRDIENKCNIYINNNNINDGVIINENKSYDNRSSFLNDNNNNNNNHNNNHNNNNNNSNCTYNVHNINLNEEKNENIYYSNNKECIQKSNEKNVSSKKEEKSYTNNFSHTDSKNTVVTNNVTDQFKKMSNNSTIKENKNYSNNSMVEERNKEHQYNIINEQEHLKLFKDMNLEDIKNILSNNDPNTLKILLCTDNHLGYKENNSIQKKDSFNSFEEILFIAKKLNVDMILNSGDLFHKNKVSEYTLFKSMYIIRKYCHINENDKEIQKDDTVKNNVNCNDINNDDKSVIKGSEELYELEKLDKLDVLDEEEEDVCNIYNVQVKEIKNYKYEYYKNDHTVDRNNNVVNTNNNFDDTISHLSSIPIVKNNNDDLYKDGRNNINNIKSLQKKNEMNNCEDYGDLNIGQNDDSNKNFYEKEEENDDDNIILNMLKKNKGKTIKTNKKKRQINNIFDSDNDDIIINQHHNNNDVDDVDNVDDNYSDEIQFEEEQIKYYNELKENNKEFFNKLKICSVNEKFKKLIPFYTIHGNHDYPYSYEYISPLDILNISNLINYIGKNNLNNIIVKPILLNKYKSKISIYPIGWLKDERLYRAFENNEVKFILPSDYKNRINILVLHQNRYIRSAYGNNTKNFIKESFIPKFIDLVIWGHEHFSKPFLEESIFNSFYNLQLGSSVRTSICPNEYGDKFIGLLEIKNQRFRFIKINLETVRPFEMKEIKLADYELNFNLESVLKEFLHEQTHAILDKIKNNFFDEIKKYYLFKILFHTKNKLQTYTTNKECQDEYNKVDLFTKKINEYLNDPNDENQYKSLISISKEDVHNFYNNLKNEDFYSSTFIYFAFSDTYDTFDLLKIKKDVYEKPLLKIKVEYDDVNIINTQLFGSLFINIIANPSEFLSFYRKKIRQKDIYNDNNNNNNNNKSNNKSNNNNIGTKNNNDDTYNDNNNFNNNNRADEEGDKDLHNMEYINEYNKVFDILFDYCDIKNKLSILNEYVIMDTIQNFILNTNSSFNSNTNVTSDFTSINSMVDKCFKNKVESIEKNLGDMSAENITDAYLTDILTKINNSS
- a CDS encoding proteasome subunit beta type-3,putative yields the protein MGSIYNYNGGCVLGMSGSKCVAIACDLRLGANTFTTVSTKFSKIFKMNNNVYVGLSGLATDIQTLYEILRYRVNLYEIRQDAEMDVECFANMLSSILYSNRFSPYFVNPIVVGFKLKHYIDEEGEKKVNYEPYLTAYDLIGAKCETNDFVVNGVTSEQLFGMCESLYVKDQDENGLFETISQCLLSALDRDCISGWGAEVLVLTPEKIIKKKLKARMD